A genomic region of Fusarium falciforme chromosome 4, complete sequence contains the following coding sequences:
- a CDS encoding 3-oxoacyl-[acyl-carrier-protein] synthase has product MRRVVVTGLGAITPLGVGVRRTWTRLLAGESGIVSVADLKPRARWRELTSTVAGIVPSGEGEGKWRASDWLSMTEQRRMSKFTQYAIAASDMALKDAGWEPKDERELEETGVCLGSGIGNLDEIYETSLVHDQGGYKKVSPLFVPKILINMAAGHIAMKYGFQGPNHAATTACTTGAHSIGDASRFIAMGDADVMVAGGSESCIHPLTFAGFGRARSLSTAYNDNPQASCRPFDADRNGFVVAEGAAVCVLEELEHAKARGARIYAEIKGYGCSGDAYHMTAPREDGRGALLAMTKALKNAGIKPSQVDYVNAHATATQVGDIAETSAIRSLMMGDEGHARESDITVSSTKGAVGHLLGAAGAIEALFSILAIHEGIVPATLNLEKPDVGAAFNFVPKEAQEKDIGVAISNSFGFGGTNSSLVFSKFQ; this is encoded by the exons ATGCGTCGGGTAGTCGTGACTGGCCTCGGCGCCATCACGCCTCTAGGAGTCGGCGTCAGGCGGACTTGGACCCGTCTCTTGGCCGGCGAGTCTGGCATCGTCAGCGTTGCAGACTTGAAGCCTCGGGCGCGGTGGAGGGAGCTGACGAGTACTGTAGCTGGGATAGTTCCCagcggagagggagaaggtaAATGGAGGGCCTCGGACTGGCTCAGCATGACGGAGCAGCGCCGCATGTCCAAGTTTACGCAGTACGCCATTGCCGCCAGCGACATGGCCCTCAAGGACGCTGGGTGGGAGCCAAAGGACGAGCGCGAGCTGGAAGAGACAGGTGTGTGCCTCGGAAGCGGTATTGGAAATCTCGATGAAATCTACGAGACGAGTTTGGTGCACGATCAAGGT GGATATAAAAAGGTGTCACCACTCTTTGTCCCAAAGATTCTGATCAATATGGCTGCCGGCCACATCGCTATGAAGTACGGATTCCAGGGTCCAAACCACGCTGCTACGACAGCCTGTACAACCGGCGCTCACTCAATTGGAGATGCTTCACGGTTCATCGCCATGGGAGACGCAGACGTCATGGTCGCAGGAGGTTCAGAGTCATGCATCCACCCTTTGACTTTTGCCGGCTTCGGAAGGGCCAGGTCTTTATCCACGGCCTATAACGATAATCCGCAGGCAAGTTGTCGGCCGTTTGACGCTGACCGAAATGGGTTCGTCGTCGCTGAAGGTGCTGCTGTGTGCGTTCTCGAGGAGCTAGAGCATGCCAAAGCGCGGGGGGCTCGCATCTACGCCGAGATCAAGGGCTACGGATGCAGCGGCGATGCATACCACATGACGGCGcctcgagaagatggccgCGGTGCCCTTCTCGCCATGACAAAAGCACTGAAGAATGCGGGCATCAAGCCTTCGCAGGTCGACTATGTCAACGCCCATGCCACGGCTACCCAAGTTGGCGATATAGCTGAGACTTCAGCCATCCGAAGTCTTATGATGGGCGACGAGGGCCACGCTCGTGAGTCGGATATTACTGTGAGTAGCACCAAGGGGGCAGTTGGACACCTGCTTGGCGCTGCTGGAGCCATTGAGGCCCTTTTCTCCATCCTAGCCATTCATGAG GGAATTGTGCCTGCGACGCTGAACCTGGAGAAGCCTGACGTTGGAGCCGCCTTCAACTTTGTACCCAAGGAAGCTCAAGAAAAGGATATTGGAGTGGCCATCTCCAATAGCTTTGGATTTGGTGGAACAAACAGCTCATTAGTGTTTTCCAAATTCCAATAG
- a CDS encoding Dihydrofolate reductase, producing MQPLELTLIVAATRNMGIGAHGTMPWTGLRKEMKYFARVTTRLPPQSPPASLNAVIMGRKTWDSIPVKFRPLKDRLNIIITRSAGLEDPTPIVGDKEPIRVSSLEHALRYARARADVARVFVMGGAQIYAAALELSETRRVLLTSIERDFECDTFFPIELKGDKSGDWVKKPREELASWTGEEISEDGEEEAGTKYEFQMWEKVD from the exons ATGCAGCCTCTTGAACTCACCCTCATCGTCGCCGCGACGCGAAATATGGGCATCGGCGCCCACGGGACGATGCCCTGGACAGGTCTTCGCAAGGAGATGAAGTATTTTGCGCGCGTGACGACGCGGCTTCCGCCACAG TCACCTCCTGCTTCTCTAAATGCCGTCATCATGGGCCGCAAAACCTGGGACTCGATCCCTGTCAAGTTCCGCCCCCTCAAGGACCGTCTCAACATCATTATCACCCGCTCAGCAGGCCTCGAAGACCCAACACCTATCGTCGGCGACAAGGAGCCCATCCGGGTATCATCTCTAGAGCACGCGCTCCGGTacgcccgagcccgagccgaCGTCGCACGTGTGTTCGTCATGGGCGGTGCGCAGATCTACGCCGCAGCCCTAGAACTTTCCGAGACCCGACGGGTGCTGCTCACGAGTATCGAGCGTGACTTTGAGTGTGACACCTTTTTCCCGATTGAGCTAAAGGGGGACAAATCCGGAGACTGGGTCAAGAAGCCGAGGGAAGAGCTGGCGAGCTGGACTGGTGAAGAGATTTCCgaagatggcgaggaagaggcaggGACCAAGTATGAATTTCAAATGTGGGAAAAGGTCGATTAG
- a CDS encoding DSBA domain-containing protein: protein MGGRIDCYLDIVSFYSYVGYADLRQNIDKLAAHGVKVEFHPVFLGGINNLSGNKPPWMLPAKARYLSDDSRRAAARLSIPYQGSPPDIFAIAKTLSPLRALQFIKENYPESTFLATFRFLFHKIWLPPHMNLAEDANLIAALSEATDELDGGSGKKLFTDEDVKKIMEGRESTKEKVKQLTAEAVDKGAFGAPWLWVTNRDGKSESFFGSDRFNHVYRFLGIPFQDVEVLPPSSKL from the exons ATGGGAGGACGCATTGATTGCTACCTGGACATTG TGtccttttatagctatgTTGGGTATGCGGATTTAAGGCAGAACATTGACAAGCTTGCTGCCCATGGAGTCAAAGTAGA ATTCCATCCCGTCTTTCTCGGTGGCATCAACAACCTCTCCG GAAATAAGCCTCCGTGGATGCTCCCAGCCAAGGCTAGATACCTCAGCGACGATAGTCGCCGTGCCGCTGCGCGCCTCTCAATCCCCTACCAAGGCTCACCACCCGACATCTTTGCCATCGCAAAGACCCTCTCACCGCTGCGCGCTCTGCAATTCATCAAGGAAAACTACCCAGAGTCGACTTTCCTCGCAACCTTTCGCTTTCTCTTTCACAAGATATGGTTGCCTCCGCATATGAACCTCGCCGAGGATGCCAACCTCATTGCAGCACTGTCTGAAGCTACGGATGAACTTGACGGCGGATCAGGCAAGAAGCTTTTCACGGATGAAGAcgtcaagaagatcatggaggggagggagagCACGAAGGAAAAGGTCAAGCAGCTGACGGCGGAGGCTGTTGACAAGGGAGCTTTTGGTGCTCCGTGGCTGTGGGTGACCAACCGGGATGGAAAGTCGGAGTCATTCTTTGGGAGCGACAG GTTCAACCATGTGTATCGATTCCTGGGGATTCCGTTCCAGGACGTCGAGGTGCTGCCACCTTCATCCAAGCTGTAA
- a CDS encoding AAA domain-containing protein: protein MVPKRKRVLEDFDPNKSDSDDENFDPSIAGPPRKSSKKSGRSRSGKPSRRRGNRYRGSDIDDDDDELSDSQEDDFLDDDDEDEEDEDAPVNAAGRRARKAAVKHQSYRESSEEAAETGDDTDKPDDAKDDVDADVDAKAEDVKEVEKEPEEEPARPTRSRVVKLRVQKGQLPTVTRRTTRAHTEEAEEFLELSNSGKHAVPSRSSRSRSPETFARNTRASRAMKTPKNAPETIPEATQESGSREINDVDQPDELSQDPEEIQKKEDKDEEMQDVVQTDVVEEDAPGEDAPVQTVEEDDDEDDVPITRRTRGARANASAQPDEVESDAGPRKSRRLTRKSSKKSHEPSSDFEPGDDSEDAAASGSEKAHDDDDVDSPAPRGRRARPARGSRQGGDSGDEEPEFDLDELNEEARELRQDSRSRRRPRKESPIVYQENTRRSRARVNYYMPPLTSVNIEEEEAEAAPAPARARRGRGGASQGWERNLNTTFGPFGGGGGGGSLLNGPWGTGAAGGVDSDSSDDEMMHRSSVAGNVGMTPASAGPAGGLLPGAPGLNIDGVGATPNVGKIKDRKALADADPLGVDMNVDFSKVGGLQGHIDQLKEMVQLPLLYPELFTRFHVTPPRGVLFHGPPGTGKTLLARALANSVGSGGRKISFYMRKGADALSKWVGEAEKQLRLLFEEARRTQPSIIFFDEIDGLAPVRSSKQEQIHASIVSTLLALMDGMDGRGQVIVIGATNRPDNIDPALRRPGRFDREFYFPLPDIEGRKSILNIHTADWGLSEQFKDSLAENTKGYGGADLRALCTEAALNSIQRTYPQIYSSKEKLVVNPEKISVHATDFMLSIKKLIPSSERSATSGARPLPKSIDPLLRKQLAEAKRALDGLLPRKKKMTALEEAMYEQFEDDDHGFGREAMHQEFERSRVFRPRFIIHGQHGMGQTYLSSAILHYFEGVHVQNFDLPSILGDGRAMEQVIVGLFTEVRRHKPSVIYIPNIEAWYLALQGTIALTTFKTMLRSIPPTDPVLLLATAEGDKDDLPAELFRDFFGFSKKNQMKISKPDAMARMEYFSLTVNYVKKKPAEFPDPANRKKRVLEELPVAPPVQPPPPTKAEMKAAQKKDHQLLNALKIQLQPIMDQINRKYKKFRQPVIPPAQIEYLFLESDPNYVRPDVEGVQTRPFEIVKDKHGNDVLRDTATGKCYYNLETTTIEERLSNGFYTRPKDFLFDIKALAKDAKNIGDKERTLKANELLSNVEVDVASIENQTSQIDWEGLYRRQVQRAKDAAEKERKRKAMQSLVDRVQSDLGGGNDSDSQGPVTLGETVPGSRTMARFQVRSPLSNGHGLSGQDSHPLSNGTAHPSGDDVQMSGVDDDTQAVSQMGPPPKSHEHLSLAHTGVTQISQKSAVTSLPPGVSPSAVINEASTTKTSDPSDHRSSNFSTQMTNGTHAENRGGGEDDTTELDIPDTLLVPGQNESWMHSQAQQAAATGNALPGSNLSGSPPSQRTSGFKAHSVGGMAHILNDQNSDDHHSIRNSGSSGSASQPLTADEVETFLHNVTNMTSGCTIEQLEQINRELMDEIWRTRHEWNRSRVIGFVTSVFNDTMRDIDSMQEVAPPSQRQSF from the exons ATGGTCCCCAAGCGCAAGAGAGTCCTCGAGGACTTTGATCCCAACAAGTCCGActccgacgacgagaacTTCGACCCCTCCATCGCCGGGCCGCCTCGAAAGAGTTCAAAGAAGAGTGGTCGTTCTAGGAGTGGAAAACCGAGTCGCCGACGTGGGAATCGCTATCGGGGATCCGAcatcgatgacgatgacgacgaacTCTCCGATAGCCAGGAGGATGACTttctcgacgacgatgacgaagatgaagaagacgaggatgcTCCCGTAAACGCCGCCGGTCGACGTGCCCGGAAAGCTGCTGTCAAGCATCAGAGCTACAGAGAAAGCAGCGAGGAGGCAGCCGAGACTGGCGACGATACTGACAAGCCTGATGACGCCAAGGACGATGTCGATGCTGATGTCGATGCCAAGGCCGAAGATGTAAAGGAAGTAGAAAaggagcccgaggaggaACCTGCAAGACCAACCAGGAGCAGAGTCGTGAAGCTTAGAGTGCAGAAGGGTCAACTGCCCACTGTCACACGCCGGACAACTAGAGCCCACACGGAAGAGGCAGAGGAGTTCCTGGAACTCTCCAACTCTGGCAAGCACGCCGTTCCCTCGCGAAGCTCACGGAGCCGAAGCCCCGAAACATTTGCTCGGAATACAAGAGCCTCACGGGCCATGAAGACACCCAAGAACGCCCCAGAGACTATCCCGGAAGCTACTCAAGAGAGCGGCTCTCGAGAAATCAATGACGTCGACCAGCCTGATGAACTCTCTCAAGACCCTGAGGAGAttcagaagaaggaggacaaggatgaAGAAATGCAGGATGTTGTCCAAACCGATGTCGTCGAAGAGGATGCCCCTGGAGAAGATGCCCCTGTGCAAAcggtggaggaagatgacgacgaggacgacgtaCCCATCACTCGCAGAACTCGAGGTGCTCGCGCAAATGCTTCAGCACAGCCAGATGAAGTCGAATCTGATGCCGGACCCAGAAAGTCACGTCGTCTGACCCGAAAGTCCAGCAAGAAGTCTCACGAGCCTAGTAGCGACTTCGAACCTGGCGATGATTCGGAAGATGCGGCTGCCTCGGGTTCGGAAAAGGcccacgacgacgatgacgtcgACAGTCCAGCCCCTCGAGGCCGACGAGCACGACCTGCCAGAGGTTCGCGTCAAGGTGGTGATTCTGGCGACGAAGAGCCCGAGTTTGATCTTGACGAACTCAATGAGGAGGCACGCGAGTTGCGACAGGATTCTCGTTCGCGCCGGCGCCCAAGAAAGGAGTCACCTATCGTCTACCAGGAAAACACCCGAAGATCCAGAGCCCGAGTCAACTACTACATGCCTCCCCTGACCTCGGTTAAcattgaggaggaagaggctgaagcCGCACCCGCACCCGCGCGTGCACGACGAGGTCGTGGTGGCGCTAGCCAAGGCTGGGAACGTaacctcaacaccacatTTGGTCCCttcggaggcggcggcggcggcggttcACTTCTTAATGGGCCTTGGGGCACAGGCGCAGCTGGCGGGGTCGACTCGGATAGCAGTGACGATGAGATGATGCATCGTTCTAGCGTTGCTGGTAACGTTGGCATGACTCCGGCGTCTGCGGGCCCTGCTGGTGGCCTGCTTCCTGGCGCACCAGGTCTCAACATCGATGGGGTCGGAGCAACTCCTAATGttggcaagatcaaggacCGCAAAGCACTTGCTGATGCTGACCCTCTCGGAGTTGATATGAATGTCGACTTCAGCAAGGTCGGTGGTCTGCAAGGTCATATCGACCAACTGAAGGAGATGGTTCAACTTCCCCTGCTCTATCCTGAACTGTTCACCAGATTCCACGTCACTCCACCAAGAGGTGTACTGTTTCACGGTCCACCAGGTACTGGTAAAACACTGCTCGCCCGAGCCTTGGCCAACTCGGTGGGCTCTGGTGGCCGAAAGATCTCGTTCTACATGCGCAAGGGTGCCGATGCCCTGAGCAAGTGGGTTGGTGAAgccgagaagcagcttcGGTTGCTTTTCGAGGAGGCAAGGAGAACCCAACCTAGTATCATCTTCTTTGATGAAATCGATGGTCTGGCGCCTGTCCGATCCAGCAAGCAGGAACAGATTCATGCTTCCATTGTCTCGACACTCCTGGCTCtgatggatggcatggaCGGCCGTGGCCAAGTCATTGTCATTGGTGCAACCAACCGCCCCGACAACATTGATCCTGCACTCCGTCGACCAGGCCGTTTCGATCGAGAATTCTACTTCCCCCTGCCGGACATTGAAGGACGAAAGTCGATTCTCAACATCCACACTGCGGACTGGGGCCTGTCGGAGCAATTCAAGGACTCACTCGCTGAGAACACCAAGGGCTACGGTGGTGCTGATTTGCGAGCCCTTTGCACAGAAGCTGCTCTCAACTCCATTCAACGGACATATCCCCAGATCTACTCTTCCAAAGAGAAGCTGGTGGTCAATCCTGAGAAGATCAGCGTCCACGCAACAGACTTTATGCTGTCTATCAAGAAACTGATTCCCTCATCTGAGCGATCAGCAACCTCGGGCGCTCGACCTCTGCCTAAGTCGATAGATCCGTTGTTGCGCAAGCAATTGGCGGAGGCTAAACGCGCCCTTGACGGGCTGCTGCCCCgtaagaagaagatgacagcACTGGAGGAGGCCATGTATGAGCAGTtcgaagatgacgatcaTGGTTTTGGTCGAGAGGCGATGCACCAGGAGTTTGAGCGATCCCGAGTATTCCGTCCCCGCTTCATCATTCACGGACAGCATGGAATGGGCCAGACTTACCTCTCCTCCGCCATCTTGCACTACTTCGAGGGCGTTCATGTGCAGAACTTTGACCTCCCTAGCATATTGGGTGATGGAAGG GCCATGGAGCAAGTCATTGTCGGACTCTTTACGGAAGTTAGACGACACAAGCCCAGCGTCATCTACATCCCCAACATTGAGGCCTGGTATCTCGCGCTGCAGGGCACCATTGCTCTCACAACATTCAAGACCATGCTACGATCTATTCCTCCCACTGACCcggttcttcttcttgctacGGCAGAGGGCGATAAGGACGACCTCCCCGCCGAACTCTTCCGAGACTTTTTCGGATTCTCCAAGAAGAACCAGATGAAGATCTCAAAGCCCGATGCG ATGGCTCGAATGGAGTACTTCAGCTTGACCGTCAATTatgtcaagaagaagccagccgAGTTCCCTGATCCTGCGAATCGTAAAAAGAGAGTGCTTGAGGAACTCCCTGTTGCTCCCCCGgttcagcctcctcctcctacCAAGGCTGAGATGAAGGCGGCGCAGAAGAAGGATCACCAACTTCTTAACGCCCTGAAGATTCAGCTGCAGCCCATCATGGACCAGATCAACAGGAAGTACAAGAAGTTCAGGCAGCCTGTTATCCCCCCAGCACAGATCGAGTACCTGTTTCTTGAGTCGGATCCCAACTACGTGCGGCCTGACGTTGAAGGCGTCCAGACGCGACCCTTTGAGATTGTCAAGGACAAGCATGGCAATGACGTTCTGAGAGACACTGCGACTGGCAAATGTTACTACAATCTCGAAACAACAACCATTGAGGAACGTCTCTCGAACGGGTTTTATACTCGGCCGAAGGATTTCCTTTTCGACATTAAGGCACTCGCAAAGGACGCCAAGAATATTGGAGATAAAGAACGaaccctcaaggccaacgaACTTCTCAGCaatgtcgaggttgatgtcGCTAGTATCGAGAATCAAACTTCGCAGATTGACTGGGAAGGGCTTTACCGACGTCAAGTCCAGCGAGCCAAGGACGCCGCCGAGAAGGAACGGAAGAGAAAGGCAATGCAATCGCTCGTGGACCGTGTTCAATCTGATCTTGGGGGTGGCAACGACAGCGACTCGCAGGGTCCAGTTACCCTGGGAGAGACAGTGCCTGGATCACGGACAATGGCCAGATTCCAAGTGAGAAGTCCGCTGTCAAACGGCCACGGTCTCTCAGGCCAGGACTCGCATCCCCTCAGCAATGGCACAGCTCATCCTTCTGGCGATGATGTTCAGATGAGTGGAGTCGACGATGACACACAGGCTGTTTCTCAGATGGGACCTCCGCCCAAATCCCACGAACACCTTAGTCTGGCACACACGGGAGTGACGCAGATCTCGCAAAAGTCAGCCGTGACATCCCTACCACCCGGAGTTTCGCCTTCAGCGGTGATCAATGAGGCCTCGACAACTAAGACATCAGACCCCTCTGATCATCGGTCATCCAACTTTAGCACCCAGATGACTAATGGCACTCATGCTGAGAACAGAGGTGGTGGCGAGGATGACACTACTGAACTCGATATCCCAGACACTCTTTTGGTGCCGGGCCAGAACGAGTCCTGGATGCACTCTCAAGCCCAGCAGGCGGCAGCAACAGGCAATGCCTTGCCAGGGTCTAACCTGTCAGGCAGTCCGCCTTCGCAGCGCACGTCTGGCTTTAAGGCTCACAGCGTGGGCGGAATGGCGCACATCCTGAACGACCAGAACTCAGATGATCATCATTCCATCCGCAACTCGGGCTCATCCGGTTCTGCTTCTCAGCCGCTCACGGCCGACGAGGTGGAAACATTCTTGCATAACGTGACAAACATGACGAGCGGCTGCACCATCGAGCAGCTGGAACAGATCAACCGTGAGCTCATGGACGAGATTTGGCGCACAAGGCACGAGTGGAACCGCAGCAGGGTCATCGGATTCGTCACGTCGGTGTTCAACGACACCATGCGGGACATTGACAGCATGCAGGAAGTTGCTCCGCCCAGCCAACGGCAGAGCTTTTGA
- a CDS encoding Zn(2)-C6 fungal-type domain-containing protein, translating to MVGVPRSTGCQLCRARKVKCDEARPACGNCIKYGVQCPGYDRSRKFVVGKHQIRQRGKRADNVVKPASCAADSNTTLSCRPGPLVRAPLTLARSLQLPRAQVLYNMIASSYMISAATDIYSILSWVAVDRLGKRALLDGAVCSFALHLAGKQTSDSELIAQSRSIYVLTLNELQAALRHPSEWSAPETLCAAILLCFFELFAGTTAPDTWLQHAKGIGILMEQRGPTAHAEGWDAAMLLSFRGVLIMSDMFYPGKDQFFLLRPAWHQVMFDRGRHLIHPAEIPDETIRVADAFFTNLVQVSPVLKWGYLVREANKAGISVEPSQLSSLAHLAAANHASFSQWYDEFAALPIPQPIEAAPIDPASSMYETVLVYEHQSAGAMHMGYWASMLILQETLAQCGMPVPNSEASQRDLVEKILRSVESVGQGTMGPYRVGFSIRIAYEFASAEEQRWIGSMLDQFSRRYAAVNRKSYPAPKTDTDGYSVRGTIESESSGVSDC from the exons ATGGTCGGTGTCCCGCGCAGCACGGGTTGCCAGCTCTGCCGGGCGAGAAAGGTCAAGTGTGACGAGGCAAGGCCGGCATGTGGCAATTGTATCAAGTATGGCGTTCAGTGTCCAGGCTACGATCGCAGCCGCAAGTTCGTCGTGGGAAAACACCAGATTCGTCAACGAGGCAAGCGAGCAGACAATGTCGTCAAGCCTGCCTCTTGTGCAGCCGACTCTAACACGACCCTGTCTTGCAGACCGGGGCCTCTGGTTCGTGCTCCCCTGACCTTGGCTCGGTCGCTGCAGCTTCCCAGGGCCCAGGTCCTCTACAACATGATAGCGTCGTCTTATATGATATCTGCTGCCACAGACATATACAGCATCCTGTCGTGGGTGGCGGTTGACCGCCTGGGCAAGCGAGCCCTACTTGACGGCGCTGTCTGTTCCTTTGCTCTACATCTAGCTGGAAAGCAAACCTCGGACTCTGAACTGATTGCTCAGAGCCGGTCGATATATGTCCTCACACTCAATGAGCTGCAGGCGGCTCTACGACATCCCTCAGAATGGAGCGCACCCGAAACCCTGTGCGCTGCGATACTGCTATGCTTCTTCGAG CTCTTCGCGGGAACTACTGCTCCGGATACCTGGCTCCAGCACGCCAAGGGCATTGGCATATTAATGGAGCAACGAGGGCCAACGGCTCATGCCGAAGGTTGGGACGCGGCCATGCTACTCTCGTTTCGTGGGGTTCTT ATAATGAGTGACATGTTCTATCCTGGCAAGGACCAGTTCTTCCTCTTGCGCCCGGCATGGCACCAGGTCATGTTCGACCGTGGGAGGCACCTTATCCACCCGGCCGAGATCCCAGACGAGACGATCCGTGTCGCTGATGCCTTCTTCACCAACCTCGTTCAAGTCTCGCCCGTCTTGAAATGGGGCTATCTCGTCCGCGAGGCCAACAAGGCTGGCATCTCGGTCGAGCCCTCCCAGCTCTCCTCTCTGGCCCACCTCGCCGCCGCGAATCACGCGAGTTTCTCCCAGTGGTACGACGAGTTTGCCGCGCTCCCCATACCGCAGCCCATCGAGGCAGCGCCTATCGATCCGGCGTCTTCGATGTATGAGACGGTCCTGGTGTACGAGCATCAATCGGCCGGGGCGATGCATATGGGGTACTGGGCGAGCATGCTCATCCTGCAGGAGACTCTGGCGCAGTGCGGGATGCCGGTTCCCAATTCGGAGGCATCACAGCGAGATCTCGTCGAGAAGATATTGCGGTCGGTCGAGTCTGTGGGACAAGGCACCATGGGGCCGTATCGGGTCGGGTTCTCGATACGTATAGCGTATGAGTTTGCTTCTGCCGAGGAGCAGAGGTGGATCGGGAGTATGCTGGATCAATTCTCGAGACGCTATGCGGCTGTTAATAGGAAGTCGTATCCCGCTCCAAAGACGGACACGGATGGTTATTCGGTGCGAGGCACGATTGAGTCGGAGAGTTCAGGGGTGTCTGACTGCTGA